A section of the Delphinus delphis chromosome 1, mDelDel1.2, whole genome shotgun sequence genome encodes:
- the NBL1 gene encoding neuroblastoma suppressor of tumorigenicity 1, with product MLRVLVGALLPAMLLAAPPPINKLALFPDKSAWCEAKNITQIVGHSGCEAKSIQNRACLGQCFSYSVPNTFPQSTESLVHCDSCMPAQSMWEIVTLECPGHEEVPRVDKLVEKILHCSCQACGKEPSHEGLSVYVQGEDAQGSQPGLHSHPHPGGQPPEPEDPPGAPHAEEEGAED from the exons ATGCTTCGGGTCCTGGTGGGGGCTCTCCTCCCCGCCATGCTGCTGGCTGCTCCACCGCCCATCAACAAGCTGGCACTGTTCCCGGATAAGAGCGCCTGGTGCGAGGCCAAGAACATCACCCAGATCGTGGGCCACAGCGGCTGTGAGGCCAAGTCCATCCAGAACAG GGCGTGCCTGGGACAGTGCTTCAGCTACAGCGTTCCCAATACCTTCCCGCAGTCTACAGAGTCCCTGGTGCACTGCGACTCGTGCATGCCGGCCCAGTCCATGTGGGAGATC GTGACCTTGGAGTGCCCTGGCCACGAGGAGGTGCCCAGGGTGGACAAGCTGGTGGAAAAGATCCTGCACTGCAGCTGCCAGGCATGTGGCAAGGAGCCCAGTCACGAGGGGCTGAGCGTCTATGTGCAGGGCGAGGATGCGCAGGGCTCCCAGCCCGGCCTCCACTCCCACCCGCACCCTGGCGGGCAGCCCCCCGAGCCCGAGGATCCCCCTGGGGCCCCCCATGCAGAGGAAGAGGGGGCTGAGGACTGA
- the HTR6 gene encoding 5-hydroxytryptamine receptor 6: MVPEQGPANNSTLDWESGPPSEPGGSGWVAAALCVVITLTAAANSLLIALICTQPTLRNTSNFFLVSLFTSDLLVGLVVMPPAMLNALYGRWVLARGLCLLWAAFDVMCCSASILNLCLISLDRYLLILSPLRYKLRMTPPRALALVLSAWGLAALASFLPLLLGWHELGRARAPAPGQCRLLASLPFVLVASGLTFFLPSGAICFTYCRILLAARKQAVQVASLTTGMAVQALETLQVPRTPCPGVESADSGRLATKHSRKALKASLTLGILLGMFFVTWLPFFVVNIAQAVCDCISPGLFDVLTWLGYCNSTMNPIIYPLFMRDFKRALGRFLPCPHCPRERQPSLASPSVRTSHSGPRPGLSLQHVLPLPLLPDSDSDSDPGSGGSSGLQLTAQLLLPGEATRDPPPPAGTTTAVSFFNGDPAEPELQLPPLGTPRN, from the exons ATGGTCCCAGAGCAGGGCCCCGCCAACAACAGCACCCTGGACTGGGAGTCGGGGCCGCCATCGGAGCCGGGGGGCAGCGGCTGGGTGGCGGCCGCGCTGTGTGTGGTCATCACGCTGACGGCGGCGGCCAACTCGCTGCTCATCGCGCTTATCTGCACGCAGCCCACGCTGCGCAACACGTCCAACTTCTTCCTGGTGTCGCTCTTCACGTCGGACCTGTTGGTGGGGCTGGTGGTGATGCCGCCGGCCATGCTGAATGCGTTGTACGGGCGCTGGGTGCTGGCGCGGGGCCTCTGCCTGCTCTGGGCCGCCTTCGACGTGATGTGCTGCAGCGCCTCCATCCTCAACCTCTGCCTGATCAGCCTGGACCGCTACCTGCTCATCCTCTCGCCGCTGCGCTACAAGCTGCGCATGACGCCCCCGCGCGCTCTGGCGCTGGTCCTGAGCGCCTGGGGCCTGGCCGCGCTcgcctccttcctgcccctgctGCTGGGATGGCACGAGTTGGGCCGCGCGCGGGCGCCCGCCCCGGGCCAGTGCCGCCTGCTGGCCAGCCTGCCCTTCGTCCTGGTGGCGTCGGGCCTCACCTTCTTCCTGCCCTCGGGCGCCATCTGCTTCACCTACTGCAGGATCCTGCTGGCCGCCCGCAAGCAGGCCGTGCAGGTGGCCTCCCTCACCACCGGCATGGCCGTCCAGGCCTTGGAGACGCTGCAG GTGCCCAGGACCCCGTGCCCCGGGGTGGAGTCGGCTGACAGCGGGCGTCTAGCCACCAAGCACAGCAGGAAGGCCTTGAAGGCCAGCCTGACACTGGGCATCCTGCTGGGCATGTTCTTTGTGACCTGGCTGCCCTTCTTTGTGGTCAACATAGCCCAG GCCGTGTGCGACTGCATCTCCCCGGGGCTCTTTGATGTCCTTACATGGCTGGGTTACTGCAACAGTACCATGAACCCCATCATCTACCCGCTCTTCATGCGGGACTTCAAGCGGGCCCTGGGCAGGTTCCTGCCGTGTCCCCACTGCCCCCGGGAGCGCCAGCCCAGTCTTGCCTCGCCCTCCGTGCGTACCTCTCACAGCGGCCCACGGCCGGGCCTGAGCCTGCAGCACGTGCTGCCGCTGCCCCTGCTGCCGGACTCGGACTCGGACTCGGACCCGGGCTCGGGGGGCTCCTCAGGCCTGCAACTCACGGCCCAGCTGCTGCTGCCTGGAGAGGCCACCCGGGACCCCCCGCCACCTGCCGGGACCACTACCGCAGTCAGCTTCTTCAACGGTGATCCTGCGGAGCCCGAGCTGCAGCTGCCTCCGCTTGGTACCCCGAGGAACTGA